The window AAAATGTACgcatattaaatataattaggAATGTGATTATATTAACGAATTTCCTTTCAATGTAATTTCAGCAAACAAATGGCTGGCCACTGCAACTATTGTCGGTTGCTTGCTTATCTTTAGCAGCAAAAATGGAGGAACCTCTTGTTCCTTCTCTTTTGGATCTTCaggtaatttaatttatttgttttatttcattgtttcCGTCCAGAAGGGTAAGCCTTggcgtaactggtaaagttgtcgCTATGTGATTAGGAGGTCACGGGTTAAAACCGTAGAAACAACCTCTTGCAAGCAGAAATGCATTATAAGACTACATATAATAAGTTCTTGTAATTCGGTCCTTTATCGGGCCTCTTGCATAGCGAGAGCTTTAATGCTAACGGTCTGCCCTTTTCCATCCTTTTCTTCTACAAAAGGACCCCTCACTTGatttaacaattatatttttGACTTAGGTTGAAGGTGCTAAGTATATATTTGAACCAAAAACCATACAAAGAATGGAGTTTCTTGTGCTGAGAATATTAGATTGGAGGCTTCGATCTATAACCCCATTTAGCTTTCTTAGCTTCTTTGCGTATAAACTTGATTCACTTGGAACTTTCACTGCCTTCCTTATCTCAAGGGCTTCTCAGATTATCCTCTCAAATATTCAAGGTTCGCTCTCCTATTTATTATCCTACTAAACATGTCACATCGAATAAAAAAAGCAGCAAATATACGTACATTACACATGCATGCATGAGTATTTAGCAAATTTAAGTTGTATATTCTGACAGTATAAATAACTTCTTACACTATGAATGTATTCTACTCTGTTGTAGCTTGTATATTGTATCTATCGTTTACTGTAGGCATCGTTTAGGTGGCTTGATAGTGAATTTTAACTTGTCACTGCTGATATTTACAGAAGCTAGCTTTCTTGAGTATTGGCCGTCATGCATAGCTGCAGCTACAATACTGTGTGCAGCTAATGACCTTCCAAATTTCTCTCTTGTGAATGCTGAACATGCTGAATCCTGGTGCCATGGACTCCGCAAAGTAAGAATTAATTTCTAATTCTTGTTGGTGAGGTTTGATTCCCCACCATGTAGTTgccattaaaaaaaaatacattcttAATCATTCTAATGCTCATTTCTTGACTTTAGAATAAAGTGAAAGTTACCCTTTTGGCAGGATAAAATCGTGGGCTGCTACGAATTAGTGCAAAAGTACGCAATTGCATTAAGACCAAGGAGATTTCCAAGAGTTTACCCACAGGTACGAGTCATGACTCGGGTTAGTACTACTACTGTAGCATCCAGTGACTCATCGTCGTCCTCCTCCTCTGGTACATCTTATAAAAGGAGAAAATTAAATGACAGCTGGTGGAGTACTACAGATGACGACAGAGCAAGTTCCggttaatcaattaattaattaagctGTGGGGAAATTAAGAATCAGGGGGCTATGGAAAATGGTGGTCCATCTAAGAATCCTCagtaatttttttcatctttgagGGTGTTTTGAGTTTAAATTGACAGAAGAGTGGTGTAGATTATATATTTTAGTAGAGAtaatcttttttgattttttttttttgttgatattttgggTGAGAAGAAGTGCCATTGATTAAATGGCTTCGCAGATTCCCAAGGGAAGGGGATTTGGTACATATTATTTTTGTgtgaagagaaaggaaaaaaaaagagagatggTTTAATTATAGCTAGCAGTAAGTGGAGTCATATGGAGTATAGTGTGAAACTGTGAAAGAAGTGGGGTTTGTGATTTGAATTCAAAAGGAGCATTGATTATTGTATGTAAGAGGGTAGGGTGGAGCCCATTTGCAAAGGATTGGAGGAGAGAAATTAAATcaatggagaaaaatattgaaCTTTGGGCAAGTTTCATATCGATGAATAAGTCAAGAAGGCTCTTGATATATCAATATAGGGCCACCATTATTGCTTCCAACATCTACACTAAGCtccaagaaaatgaaatgaaaatcaATGATCCACACAAGGAGAAAAAAACAAGGCGTAttgaacttcaagaacaacattTGGCTCTCTGTATAATCAGACTTTTGGTTTGAGGTGTGTTCTACACAGTGTGTATGTGTGTTTTTTTGGCGGGAAAATTTGCCTTTTTTCTTTCATGTCCTAACCATATACTggactcttttcttcttctttttttttccggAACGTGTAATGGATACACGTAttctttaattgtttttttttgaaatcaaaaGAGGTGTTATTATGTATCACCTCTGATCTTCTGGCCAAAATTTGGCCTAACCATACAAAGGGTCTTTGGGGCCTTTTAAATTTGCTACTTTTTTCTCGAAGTGTGTTGTATTTTCATGTGTCAAACATGATGTTACATGTAGTATAtatgaataaataatagtaataagcTTTAATTTGGGATTGGCATTTGTTTATTTACTTGTCACTCAGTCTCTCTCTATCTCTTGCTTTTCTTGCCTTTTCACTGTGTGCCATGCACGTGAATGAGGATAAAGATTTTTGTAGCTTTGCTATTTGTTTTTAATACGACCGAAAGAAGTTTATAATGGAGAAAAGGTGGAGTTTTAGGGGAAACAGAAAACATGGCCATAAGCTAAATGCAGGGAAGTGAAGGTGACTTTACAATGAGGGTAAGTTGGGTCCCTCTAGCAATAAAAGATGGGGGATTCCCATCAATGAATATGACTAGTACTGCgagtactttttaaaaaaatagagttcatgcattaaaatttttattatgtgcTGGATTTGTGGAAGGATTGCACTACAAATATTTATTATATGGAGACTTATCATGCATTTTTGTTACAGACTATTTTCACGTGTTGAACCCATAATATTTTGCTACGACAATGACTTTACTAGTTAATTCAACGCTCTCTTCTGCTTAAGCAGGACTTGTGCAATATTGAATAGACTGCAGTTACCTCCTAGTTATCTTACGGTCTGTTTGGTTTGTGAGACTAAAGTCAATAATttcgggataaaataataatctcggGATAAAAATGTAACTCACTcgtttggttgtaaatatttgggataaTAATATACGTCTaatttagaatttatcaaccaaacaaataaagattttaattaaatgatagaattatacataacgtAGAATTTTTAAGGATAACATTAAATCGTGTGTAGCTCGGCGTAAGCCGACTAGTTTATATAGAGAGAGAGCACATAAAGTGGAATAAAGGTAGTAATATGGTATTGGTGTAGAGTGTAGACCTTGGCTTCTTCATCATGGGCCCGTAATAAACCCCTTCCTCAATAATATATGTGTATGTCCTATGTACTGCATTTCATTCTCTATTGCAAGGATACATACAATAACCAAATAAATCCTATTGGCCTTTCTTGCATTCAATGTGTACAACATTTGTTCAGTTTTGTCATTGCAATAAGTGAATCTGCTAATTCATCTGGAGGGATCACTATTTCTTCCATGTTTGGCACATCTGTTAGAAGTTAGAACATAAATTGATGCTATCACAATGCAAGAATTAGTTAGTTTCGAGCCTCTTATTACGCCCAGACCGTAAGGGGGCTGTTTGGTACGAAAAAAAGTACTACTTTCAGGATAAAATGTAAGATCATCATGTGTTTGGTAGATTGATTATTCAAGATTGTTTAATCGCTATTTATACTACAATGATGGATAAGTTATCTTGCAGGATAACTAATACCATGGGGATATTTCTAGTGAGGGGCCAGAATTTTCATACCATGGGGATATTTCTAGTGAGGGGCCAGAATTTTCAGTAAGGAGGCTTTTAAAGTATGAAGAATTTAACACATGAAAAAGTTAAAGGGAGTttaacatctaatatatatatatatatatatatatatatatatatatatatatataaaccaagtataaatagtgtaatttttcacctaagggggttcggatgaaacCTATGCTAGACTCCCCCTAAATATCTCAACTTCTCAATCCATAGAATAACTTTGTCTATCCTATTTCTCACACCAAACAACTCCTCAAGCGAAAAAGTTTGAATTTGGTAGTGATGCATGATAATTTAGGCGCATTTAAGATGAATTCTGTAGGTTCAGTCGGCTGTATTATTTTCAGCTCAAATTATGTGTGTATGCTTAAGAAATTTCAAATGTATACAACTAATAAAATTACTTTCATTCTAAACCAGTAACTCTGTATCCTGAATTAGATTCCCATGATAATGATGCACCATATGAGGTTTCAAGATTCCCACAACAGGTCCTAATAAGCAAAGAATATTGCACATCATGCCTGTTAGTAAGGGTATCTGTATAAACCAAATATATGAAAATGAGCTTATGGAAGTGGTTTCATTTGATGTACTAGATTAGTCATTAAGTTCAGTTGTTAGGAGCCACGTAGTACCAATCGTCAAATCACTTATCAATTAAATTATTAGGTTTATTATTGGACCACATAGGACcatatatataatgaaaaaaactGACTAGGTTGGGCATTAAATTAATTTTGTCCGCACTATTTATAACTATTTCTGTTTGGGGTACCTGCTACTTTTGCTCTCCTGTTACATTAAGGACCACTTGactattttataacaaaaatttaTGTAAGAAATATAAAGGATTAATTTCAGGAATGAATGAAGACATTTTAAGCTTTGGACATTGATATAGACTTACCTTATTGAAAATTGGATCATTATAATGGATTCCCCTTTCCTTGTGGTTTCTTTCCAACACAGTGGTTCCCACAGTAAACAAATCCAAGAGATTTGAATCTCCACCAGATAAAATGAGTCGATGTATTAAAGTTTTTGCTATGTATGAAGTTTTGAAAGAGACTgcaagtttttcttttttgttttaattttccaTTCGGTGTCCGGTACCCCCATTGAAGCCTGACTAATTCGGATTCGCACCGGGTAGGGTCCCATTCGGGGTAGctctcccaacagagttttctccatacctacggtcgaaccctcgacctctggttaagggtggagcagccccatccgctgcaccacaacccatgttggtcaGACTGCAAGGGTTCATTGTATGTAATCTTACATTACATTTGTGCTGAAGACTGTTTTCACGATTTGAACTCCTAACCTTTTTAATCATACAGTAACAACTTACCAATTACTCCAAGTAGGCGTTTGgcaataaaaactaaaaaattttgaagttggagttgaagttagagtgaaagttgaagttgaagttgtgtttgaccattatttttgaaagatatttttttgacttttgaaaagtcttttttaaatttaattttataccccaaactttttaaaactatcaaaattaccCAACTAATTTATCTACTGATTATACTCATGAATGAAAAGAATTTCACATCAATGACGGAAGGGGTCCTgagtttaaaaatgaaaatatacatacaaataataaaaatatatcgatcttttagtttaaaaatctttatttgttgttcaaaaatatcttttactgataagaaatatctttcaaaaatGTGTCCAGACTTGATTTGTTGTTcataaaaaatatctttctttcCGGATTTGCTCCAAAACTCATCTAAACCATTTAAGGGCTTTTtgtgtaatattaaaaaaattggaattatatctaataaaaaaaaaatttggaattggagttgaaaaaaattgaaaacaacaaaaagttattttctcttttttttttaaaattttttaaaatatttttgaaatatctattaccaaacaccataaattccataaagtaaaaaaatttttcggaaaaaaataaataatatctatgGCGAAGCGGCATCCAAGACTCCACTTCATATATAAAAAGGAAGACaatttttttagtattgattattgatatgcATGTGGCTTATTCTAATTAGGCCGGAATTAAAGACAGACGCTCCTCCCTTAATCAGACAAATCAACAATCTTCCCCACAAAAGGCGATTATATTTGAAAGGAACTTTGATTTTTGTTTGGTGATTAACAACCATGTTCAATAATTGTATCAAAATATGGATTTGAATTTTGAACAGACAAATAAAATGATGAAGACAAATAATAGGACGAGCAGTCTCGTGACtacaaatatttatgtttttttttttttttttttaaaaatcagttTCATTTAAATTACATAActtataattctttatttttgctcTTTGTTTATAACTTAATAACCTTATCCTTTATCAATTAGAACATAGAAtttatatttgtcaattttcatGGACTTTAAAATTTCTAacattgacaattttttttttcttttttaagtttaAACTGCAAAGTTCATTAAAATAATAACAAGTCCTTATTCTCTCAGGCGCATGTTAGTCGACTTCTAACATGTGCATCTCTTCGATGGTTCGGGGACAACTGAAAACGGGCGGAGCTACCCTTCAAGTAGGAGTTCCTCCGAACTCCTTCAtcgaaaaattatgctatatatacgtagtaaaaattaatttttatgtataaatagtaaaTATTGAATCCCCTTCGATTAATTCGTATGTTCACTTGGCTCCGCCACTGACTAATGACGAATTGCAACAAGCAATATGGGAAAATGAATTAAGGATGATAgataagtttcaaaataaaatatcgGTGATTCAAATCTTAATTATTGAGTAGGggtaacaaaaattaaataaaggaCAAAGAAGTTTTGACTCATGCGAGAGTTAcactcaaattttttattttacactttggCCTATTATAAACcctaataactaaaaataaaagaaaagagggGGAAAATGTGGTTGCTTCTcctgttttctttttctttgcttttggtgtttttcttctcttcatttttgttcattattgctgttgattttctttttcttcttcttcttcttcttcttcttcttcttcttcttcttcttcttcttcctccctTTTCCCTTCTTCCCCTTCTTTATCCTCTTcctctttttcctcttcttcttcttcttctttttcctcttcttcttcttcttctttttcctcttcttcttcttcttcttcttcttcttcttcttcctcttccttctctttctcctcttcctcttctttctattcttcttcttcttccccttcttcctcttcttcttcttcttcctctttttcttttctccctTCCCTTCTTCCTCGTCCTCTTCTTcgtccttttcttcttcttcttcttcctcctccttttccttctcttcttccccttcttcttcttccttttcttcttcctcttcttcttcctcctcttcttccttcTCTTCTTCCTCGTCCTCTTCTTCGtccttttcttcttcctcttcttcttcgtCCTCTTCTTCGTCCTCTTCTTCGtccttttcttcttcctcttctttctcctcttgttcctcttcttcctcttcttcttcttcctcttcttctttctcttccttttcctcttcctcttcctcttcctcctcctctccCTCCTCCCcttctttctcctcttcttcctcttcctcctcttactcctttttttcttcttcctcttcttcttcttcttcttcttcttcttcttcttcttcctggAAGGATGGTGACATGTTAGTAATAGTAAATAGTCCTGTTGTTGGTTTAATTATGAACTttataattttaactcattttaattggtgatgtatgttatttattaaataaaatgtaTTTTTGTTTATAGGCCAACAATAATTGTATGTGTGGGGAACAACTTCTGCTGCAACATATGTTAtgtttgttgcaataaatatatataacattagTTAGAATAATTAATTATGTGCAACCGATTAtcaatttattgcaataaattattcatctgttgaaaataatcaaacatatatagacattgttgtatatgtttgattatttcaaacataagatatatgtatgttgcaacaaatacattATTTGTTGCTgcagatgactcatttgttggaaataatcaaatagatatacacatctattgcaacaaatatatagaTCTGTTGCAGTAGGTGTCAAATATGTTTGATCATTcccaacagactctacatctgttggaaataatcaaattGGTATAcgtatctattacaacatatatagAAATCTATTGCAGTAGGTGTctaatgtatttaattatttctaaCAGACtctatatatgttgcaataaatgcattatctattgcaatggataactcatttgttgaaaataatcaaacatatcattcatctgttgcaacagatgcgcatatatatttgattattttcaacataCTCTGCATATGTTTGTTGTTAAATGCTTCATTAACCCATGATAGTAATAAACAaagttatttaactataattagctttcaattaataatttcaattacACTCTTAATGAATTATagtattacatgatcaactaagtgtattcatacCAAATAgtgattaattgaccaatttgatgTGAATTGCttcattaaatcataattagtaataaaaaatttatgtaattataATTAGCATTCAATTACAATCttaatgaattacatagtaattacatgaacAACTATGTGTATTCATCCTAAATAGAGTGATCTATTGACTAATTTAATGTAAAATActtcattaaatcatgattagtaatATACAAGTTATTCAACTATAATTAGCTATTAATTAATAAGATCAATTACAATCCcaatgaattacatagtaattacatgattaactacaggtataatttattacaacagactataacctattgcaacagatgtctatatcttgATTATTTCCAATAGCTAAGTCCTCTATttcaacatgttagtcatctgttgcaacaaatatctatatctacttgattattttcaacagatgagtcatttattgtaatagttgtcatttattgcaacaaatgtctatatttgtttgattatttttaaaatatgagttatttgttgcaataaatgtctaTATCCATTTgcttatttcaatagatgagtcatctattgcaataagttAATCATTAGtttcaacaa of the Capsicum annuum cultivar UCD-10X-F1 chromosome 11, UCD10Xv1.1, whole genome shotgun sequence genome contains:
- the LOC107847989 gene encoding cyclin-D1-1 isoform X1; this encodes MSYSDCFSDLLCGEDSDTVFSNGGEDLPECSSSDIESQFTGDIDESIASLIEDERNFVPGFDYIDKFESQSLSAVAREESVAWILKVQRHYGFQPLTAYLAVNYFDRFLYSRSLPQTNGWPLQLLSVACLSLAAKMEEPLVPSLLDLQVEGAKYIFEPKTIQRMEFLVLRILDWRLRSITPFSFLSFFAYKLDSLGTFTAFLISRASQIILSNIQEASFLEYWPSCIAAATILCAANDLPNFSLVNAEHAESWCHGLRKDKIVGCYELVQKYAIALRPRRFPRVYPQVRVMTRVSTTTVASSDSSSSSSSGTSYKRRKLNDSWWSTTDDDRASSG
- the LOC107847989 gene encoding cyclin-D1-1 isoform X2, whose product is MSYSDCFSDLLCGEDSDTVFSNGGEDLPECSSSDIESQFTGDIDESIASLIEDERNFVPGFDYIDKFESQSLSAVAREESVAWILKQTNGWPLQLLSVACLSLAAKMEEPLVPSLLDLQVEGAKYIFEPKTIQRMEFLVLRILDWRLRSITPFSFLSFFAYKLDSLGTFTAFLISRASQIILSNIQEASFLEYWPSCIAAATILCAANDLPNFSLVNAEHAESWCHGLRKDKIVGCYELVQKYAIALRPRRFPRVYPQVRVMTRVSTTTVASSDSSSSSSSGTSYKRRKLNDSWWSTTDDDRASSG